TGCTCCTACACGTGCTGCTAGTTTAACTACTTCAGGGTCATGTTCATTCTCAATTTTTGGTCCTCTTGGGTACATCATTGCTAGTAATGGCATTCCCCATTCATCACATTCTTCTGCTATTCTACCAGTAGTTGCTAACATTTCTGGTTCTTTTTCTGAACCTATGTTTACGTGTACACTTACAGCGTCTGCACCTAATTGTAATGCTTTTTCTACGCTTGTTACTTGTACTTTGTGGTATGGGTCTATACTTAAATCTGTACTTGCAGATAAGTGTAAAATTAATCCTATATCACTACCGTATCCACGGTGTCCGTTTTTTACCATACCTTTATGCATAAGTACAGCATTAGCTCCACCATTTGCTACTGCATCAATGGTCTTTGTCATGTTAATTAGTCCTGGTATAGGTCCGCCAGATATTCCATGGTCCATTGGAGCTATAACACATTTTCCTGTCTTACGATTTATTATTCTTTCAATTCTTATTTTTTTTCCAATCATTGTATCCCTTTTAATAAAAATTTTCTATTTCAACGTATATCTATTATACGTTATTTTATGTTTTTTATTCTTTAAACAGTTATTGATTTTCATGTTCTCTATAGAGGTAATATTTTTATTATTTTGTTCTCTTTTTGAGTTCTGAGGGTATTATTTCTTTAGCAGAAGAAGTTAGATACCCCTTATTTGACAGGATATTTTCACTTGAAATGGACGTGTTTACAAAGTCCATCAAACCCCTGTTTCTTATTAAAGTTACACGTGGCCGAAGTATTGAAGACCATAAAAAGAATACTTTGAATACAGTATCCGGATGGTATCCTCCGCCAAGATCTATACATAAAACGTCAATATCATCACATTTTTTTGAAAATTCATATAATGATTTCTTATCCCGTACATCTAGCTGTTTAAATTCAATATTTCTATACTCTATTCCTAAATTGTGCATAGCCTCTACACTTTCAGGACTGTTATCAAAGGCATAAACAGTTCCATCTTGGCATAATCGTGACAATATCTTTGTGGATGTTCCAATATGACATCCTAACTCAACCACATTATCTAATAATTTAACATGTTTAATCATATCTTCTTGATATACATCTCTGTTATAACTAATATGAATCATGATTATCTCCTTGATTTTATTGATGTGGCTGCAAGAACTCCTGTTGAAAATGCTTTCTGCAAGTTATATCCGCCACATATTCCACATCCCTCTATAAGTTCTCCTACAATATATAAGTGAGGTACTATTTTTGATTCACATGTGTCAGGATTAATTTCTTTTCGTTTTATTCCGCTATTTGTCACTTGACTCTCATTTTCCAGAACATCTACAACCGTTAGTCTTGTTCTTTTTAATAAGTCTCTTATTTTCACCCTGTCTTTCTTAGTCACTTGATTTAACTTGGTTGTTTGGTCAATATTAATCTGTTCTAGAAATATTTCCACCATATTTTTTGGAAGATATTTGTGAAGATATCTCTTCAAGCCCTGTGTAGGATGTTTTTGAAAATCCTCCTGCAAGGTTTTATATAATGATTCATAAGTATAATCCGGAGTTACATCCATATTAAGAATAACTTCCCTGTTTTTACGTAAATGTCTTTCAATAGTCATACTATTATTCATTATTACAAATCCGCTAATTCCATTATGAGTGAATATTATTGAACCAGAATCCTTCACTATTGACTTGTTATCTGCTTTAAATTCAAGTTTTACAGGTAGTGTTATTCCTTGCAACTTATTTATCCAGGTTTCCTCTATTTTTATTGGTGAAAGACCACCCATATTTTTTGTATTCTTATGTCCTAATGCTACTGCAAAACGTTTACCATCACCAGTTGAACCAGTTTCAGGATAGGATAAACCTCCTGTAGCTAGTATAATGTTATTTGCACTAATATGGGTATTGTTATAATCTATGATAAATTGATTATCGTTTCTTGTTATTGAATTTACGTTACAGTTTAGCTTGTATTGAGTTTTCTTATTGTCAAGTATGTTTATTAACGTGTTTAATACAGTTTTTGATTTATCAGTAACTGGGAACACGCGGTTATCATCTTCCACTTTTGTTTTACAACCATTGGATTCTAGTAATTCTATAATGTCTTTATTAAAGAATATGTTGAAGGCTGGTCTAAAATAGTTTCCTGAGTTATAATAACTATTAATGTATTCCTTGAGTGTACTATTGTTGGTTAGATTGCAGCGTCCTCCTCCTGTAATCAGTAGCTTCTTTCCAAGAGTATTGTTTTTTTCTAGAATTATACTATGTGGGTCGTTAAGATATATTCCTGCTAATATACCACTTGCTCCTCCACCTATTATGACTGTATCATAATTCTTCACTTTTAATCAAATCCCTATTCATCAATTAGATTGTACATTATTCTGATTGAGTCAAGTAGTCCATGTGCATAGGCAATACAGGCAAATGAGGTTAGTTCATCATCAATATCTAAATAATACTTTGTGTCTTTGTAATATCTTATAGCCATGTCTTTAACTAGCACTTCTTTTTCTGTTAAATCTAATTTTTCAACTTCTACAATATTATCTTCAAATATTTTTAAATCTTTAGTTATACGTTCTTCTGGTTTCATAATGAATCATATCCTCTTTTTAGTATATTATCTGTTTTTGATTGTTTATTTTAATATTCATAAAAATAGTCAGTATATTTCAATTGTAATTAAAAAAAATTTAAAAAGAAAAAAATAGTTGGAATTAAATTATTAAGTATTAATTTCTAATAATTCAAAAAGTATTGGTTATTTATAGTTTTTTTGAGAAGAATATTTGCTTTTTCAATACTATAAAAAAATAGGAAGAAGGAGGTTATTTTAATTGTTTAGTTCTACATATACATGGTATACTCTTTGGAATACTGTAATGTAACTGAGTATTGTTAGTAATGCCATTGTTATAAACATTATACTGTGTGATCCACCAAATATGGCTGCTATTATAGAACCTACAACAATTATAAGTAATCTTTCTGCTCTTTCTGCAATTCCCACTGAACATTTTATTCCTTCACTTTCTGCCCGTGAACGAACATAACTCACTGTTAATGAAGAATGTATTGCTAAAGCTCCTAGTATTGGGTCTACAAATCCACTATACATTATTCCTATAATTATAGCAGCATCTGCAAAACGATCACAAGTGGAATCTAAAAATCCTCCAAATTTTGTTTTACGATTTTGAGAGCGTGCAATTGCTCCATCTATCATATCACAGACTCCACTAACAAGAATGAATAATGCTCCAGCTGCTAAATTTCCTGAAGCAAATAATACTCCTGCAAAAATACTAATAAATAATCCAAGCAACGTGATTATGTTTGGATTTATAGGTATGTTTTTACCTATCTTTCCTGTAATTTCATTAGTCTGTGGTCGTAATCTATTATTTAACATAGTATTTTATTTATAAATTAGGTTATATATAAGTATATAATTAATTTTAGTGGATGGTAGAATGAATATAGTAGAAAACCCTAATAAAAAAGAGTTAGAATGTGTGATTTCTGATTTAAAAAAGGGTCATTTGATTGTTTATCCTACTGATACAATTTATGGTATAGGAGCAAATATTTATGAAAATGATGCTCTGAAGAAGGTGTATGATGTTAAACATAGGGATATTTCAAAACCAGTATCATTATGTTTACATGATATTAATCAAATGGAGGATGTGGCATATTTAACTAAGCCTATAAAAGATATTATAGAAAAGATTCTGCCAGGACCATACACATTATTACTCGAGAAAAGGGATATTGTTCCGGATATTTTAACTTCAAATACCAGTATTGTTGGTGTTAGAATACCCAATAATAGGCTATGTTATGAATTAACAAAAGAGTTCCCTATTACAAGTACTAGTGCTAATATATCTAACATGGAAACTCCTAATAATATTGATGATATTGTTAAGCAATTAGGAAGTAAAATAAACACCTATATTGATTGTGGAGATGTAACAGATAATACTCCTTCTACAATTATTGATTTAACTGGTGAATATCCTGAAATTATAAGAAATACTCAGCAGCATACTAAATTATTAGAGAGTATATTGAAAATTAATTTATATTAATTATTTTAATAACTATTATTATAGGAAGTGTAATCATGGTTGTCACTGATAAATTAGGAAGAGAAATAACTGAAGGTGCACATGTAATATATACAAATGTCGGAACTATTGGTAAGGTTCAGGATATTAAAACAGATGAAAATGGATCCTGGGTTCTTATACAAATTGATGAATTAACAAAACTTTGGTATAACACAGAATATGTGGAATTAACAGATCAGACATCCAAAGTAACATTCAATGAAGAAAAGGATAAAGAAGTATCCATTGATGATATTAAGGATGAACTTAAAAATAATTTTGAAAACACGGAAATGGGTGATGATGGAGTAGGAGGAGGATAACCTCCTAAATCATTATAAACTATTTTTATTTAATTTTTTTAATCTAAATCTTCTCTGATTTTTTGATAAACATTATTTTTCTTATTATTCATTTCGTATTCAATCATTCTAGCTTTTCTATCAATTTTCTTATTCATTTTATATAATTCAACATCAATCTCATGATATTTCTTGTTAAATAATTTTTGATGTTCTGAATTAATTTGATCCTTAGAGTCAATAAGGTCATGATATACTTCACCAATACTACTGTCAGAGATTAAACTTTCAACAGTATACTTATCACTTTTTAATTTTTCATCTAAATCCTTTACTCCTTTATCAATTAACTCGTCACGTATTTTTTCACGTTTTTCAAGAGTTTCGTCAATTAAATCTTTAGTTTTTGACCTAAGCATAATTACCACCTAACCCTTCATTGATTATTCATCTGGAATAACAGCTATACAATATCTACACACTGCTTTTTCATTATCTATATTGTATTTTTTCACAGGACAATAATATTTTTCACCATCAGTATAGATACTTACCATACCAGGGAATACGGTGCCAGGAAGATGCACTGGCCTATGTTTTAGATATGTTGTATATACTACAATTACATTTAATATATGTCCTACTAATTCATCATTATCATCAAGTAGTTCATTAATTTCCTTTGCTTCTTTTTCTGTTATCTGACCTTCAAAGTTTATCTTTGTATTCTTCAGCATTGCAAATCTACTGATAATTACATTGAGTACGGATTCAGTGTATTTCTTCTTATACTCTCTTGGCAAGTATCGTGTGTCTTCATTGAATTGAAATGATAACTCATATAACTCTTCTAATGTTACATTTTTTATTTCATTCTGTAACATTTCTTTTAGTTTATTTTTTTCTAATCCTGCTTTAACTTTTTCCATACTTTATTCACTCCTTATTTTCATAGAATTTTATAATATTTTCTGCAGTTTTTTCTCCAATACCATCAATACGTGTTAAATCTTTAATATGAGCATTACCCAGATTATCTCCATATGTATCAACAAGGGTACGTGCACGTTGTCGACCTAAACGTTTTATACCAACAACTAATGGTATTAATTCTTCTTTTACTCCATAATATAATCTTGATGCTAGTTTATCTATCTCATTAAGGAATTTGTAATTACCGAGGACATCACATATATCATAGAAGTATTTGACAAGGTTGGATGCTTCATAACTAGCTCTTCTTGTAGAAGCTGCATAGACCTTTAAGTAATTCTCAATTTCATATTCTTTTCTTTCATTAATCCATTCTAGTAGACTTGCAGCTGTTGATTCATTATTAGATACAAAGCTTATAAATACTCCATTTTTACTTAAAACTTCCTTGATATTATCCTTGTTTGCCCTAAATTTAGTGTTGATTTTTGGCATGTCATGTGTCTTTGATATTTCATATATAAGTGATCCCGGATTAAAGTTATCACCCATCATTGTACTGTAATCTTTAAGTTTTACTGCAGTTTTTACCTCATAATTATTCCTTGAAATCAGTGTTCCAAGAGGCGTTGTTTGTAGTCCTGACGGAGTAATTCGTATAATACCATTCTGTACAAGATATTCTAGTGCACTAGATATTTCATATTTTATGGATTCATCTGAAAAGCCTAGACTCATAGTGTTATAGGTATGTGATATCTGGAATCCATAGAATGTCTTGTTAAAGAAATCTACAAGCTCATCCATGTCTTTTGCAAATCCACTTGATACCTGTGTTATGATTTGTTTTAGTACTGCATCTTCGTTATCTATGAGTTTGGAGTTTGTCACCTCTATTTCTCCATGTACATAGTATTCATCAAGATTGAATGCTTCATCATATGTTTTTGCTAGTAGGTAGGAGTATCCTTCGGTATCAAAGCCGGGTCTTCCAGCTCTTCCTGACATCTGTTCATAGTCAAATACAGGTATATTTGTCTGTCCTTGATCAGTCCATCGTGTATAATCACGTATAACTACATTTTTTGATGGAAGGTTTACACCATACATAAGACTAGGTGTTGCTGTTATCATTAGAAGATTACCATTAACAAATTCTTCTTCTATTATTTCCTTTTGTTTATCAAATAATCCTGCATGGTGGAAAGCTATACCATTTTTAACACAATCCGCTAGTTTGTAACAGACTTCCGTTGGCTGTGTATTGTTTCTTCGAGGAACATCCAGTATATCCTCAGCTATGTTATTGAATATTTCTCTTTTACCATCAGGTATGTATTTTGAAATTTTCTTGGACATATTCTGAGCTAATGATTCTGTGAATCTTCTAGTAGATACAAATGTTAACATTTGTGAGGATTCATTAAGTGAATCATTAAGTATCTTAAATACCATGTTGTTTTTATCTTTTGTTCCGAATTCCTCAGCACATAGTACTTCCTTATGTAAGGGTACTGGTCGGTAGTCATGGGTCACTACTTCTGCTTCTAGCCAGTGTGCCATTTCGTCCATGTTCTGTAGTGTTGCTGAAAGTGCTATTATTCTTATTCCAGGGTTATGTTCCTTTATTCTTGTTATTGCACATTCTATTGTTGGTCCCCTTGAATAATCGCCTATCATATGGAATTCGTCTAGTATGAGAAGATCTATTTCATTTAACACATTTCTTGAAAATCTTGTTAATGCATCGAAGGATTCAAAGACCATTACTGCAATGTCTGCTCTTGACGGATGTTTTCCTACTTTAAATCCAAATTTCTCAAATACTTTGAATTCCTTGTATTTCTCATTTTGTAGTGAGATTAATGGAACAGCATATACTACTTTACCCCCTTTGAGTAATACTTTAAGCGCTGCTAATACTCCTAGTACTGTCTTTCCACTTGCTGTTGGAATAGATATAATATAATTCTCATCATTATCTAGATATCCTGATTCTATCACTGCTTTTTGTGCTGGATTATATTCTTCTATATATGGATAACACTCTTTCATTATCTTCTGAATATCAGGATCTATATTATTCAAAAGTTCACCTCCACTTTAGTTTAGCTCCAGTTTTATTCTAATTTTAGTTATTTATTTTATATTATTTATGTATGGAATATTCATTTTAGAATATTTTTCTATTATTCGTTTACGTGCATTTTTTCCTATTTCCTCTCTTCTAGTTTTATCCTCTATAAGATTATCTATAGCGTGGGATAGTTTTGTCGGATTTCTTGTGGGTACTATTATTCCATTTGTATTATTTGTTATGGTTGTTCTTATATTGCCCGTATCTGTTGATATTAATGGTTTTCCACAGGACATACTTTCAAGTGCTACTATACTAGCGCCCTCTGATACTGATGGTAACACCATTATATCTGATTCGGGTATTATCTTTTCGGGTTCCATTGTTTTTCCCATTAGGTATGTGTCTTGGATATTATTTTCTCTTATAATATTTGAAAGCTTGTCATGTTCTGGACCGTCACCATAGATTAGAAGAGTGTACTCTGTTTCTGATATTTTCTTTGCTTCCAAGAGGTATTCTAGTCCTTTTTGTTCTACGAGGTTTCCTATGAACATTACTATTGGCATGTTATATTTCTTGTTTAATGTTTTTTTATCAGGGATTATTGGTTTGAATTTCTCTGTATTCACAGTGTTGGGTGTTATACTTGACTTTTCTTTTAATCCAGGTATTCCAATTTGTAATGCTTTTTCCTCTAATTTTTCACTTACAAAATATACTTCATCCGCCCTTTTCAGGGTTCGTTTTATTAGTTGTTTTGTAATCATGTTTGTAGATAATATATTTATGTCTGATCCATGTGCAGTTATCACTATCTTTACATGACTATCTTTAATTAATGATGCTACTAATCCAGGAGGAATTATGTAATTTGCATGAATTACATCTATATTATATTCTTTGACAATTCTTTTTAGAAGCTTATAACTGGATATTGTGAAGCTTATACCTCTTAGCAGAGGAATATTAATAACATTTGCCTCAAACACGTTATCTTTTCTTGGACAATTCTGTGCATAAGTTAATATATATACATTATGTCCTCTACTTCTTAATTCATCCTCTAATTGTTTAGTGTATGTTGCTATTCCACCAACCTGTGGGGGATATTGACCTAATATACATATATTCATAATAGCACCTAATGTATTCTAATTCTTCCATTCAAATGGTATATCTTTCATTTTAGAAGGTGTTAATATTGTTCCATCCATTTTAGCTATTATTGCATGGAATTCTATGTTATATTTTGAGTTACATAATTCTATAATCTTATCTGCAATTAATTCAAATACTTCTGTTGTAATGCCTTTCTTGTCTAGTATTTTTATAACATCTTCTGTGGTGATACAATCATATACGGCTTGTAATGTTTCCTTATCTGCCCCTATTAGTGCAGTGTATGCTGTCATTATCTCTCGTCTTGCATCTGCAACACTCTGTTTTGTGTTAAATATTCCTGCTGCAATTTTTATTAGTTTACCTGCATGGCCAAAAAGTGTGATAGATTTTATTTTTCCAGTTTTATCAGCTTCATCTAACATGTATCCTACAAAGTTACTCATCTCTATTATTGCATCCTCATCTATTACTAATCTCTCATTTGCTATTCTTGTTCCAATATTTCCTGGTACAAATAGTAAATCTTCATATTTATTAGCTATTGCAACATCTATCTGTATTTTTAATGAGTCTGTGTATGCTTTTGAAGACATTGGACGGGCTATACCTGTTGTTCCTAATATAGATATACCATCTATTATTCCAAGTCGGCTATTCATTGTTTTAGGTGCTATTTCTTTTCCTTCAGGAATAATAATTTTCACTATAGCTCCCTTATTTTCTGGAAGATATTTTTTAACATTTGCTTTTATCATTTTTCTTGGAACAGGATTTATAGCATATTCTCCAACAGGTATTTGGAGTCCAGATTTAGTTACTTTTCCCACTCCTTCTCCGGCAGTTATTTCCACGTTACCAGCATCATCAGTTAAGGTCACCTCTGATTTAATAAGGATTCCACGTGTAACATCAGGATCATTATATGTAGGTTTTCTAACGGTTGATATAGCTTTATTTTTACTTAATAATTTGTTATCTTCTATTTCAACTGTTAGTTCATCATTTGGAGCAGTTATTTCAATTACTTCAGGAGCTTTATCTGTTATGGTGAGTATTGCTGCTACACTAGCTGCTGTTGCAACACTTCCAGTGGTAATTCCTGATTTTTCATCAGAGTTTTTATGAGCTTCTATTTTAATTCCCCCATTTATGGATGGTTATATTGTATTTGAATTTTTATTAATTCTTTTTATTAATTAATATATTATGAGTTAATTATTCTAAAATATTTCATATAAAATTTGAATTAATTAGCATTATATTATTTAGATGTATTAGAGGATTAAAATGAAAATTTAGATAAATTTTAAATTATTAAAAAAAGTTTAAAAAAAAGAAGGGTATGGGTTTATATTTTTTCTTTTAGTTTTTCGATTAGTTCATCAGATTCTGGTGCACCAATGAATGCTACTTCACCATCTATAACTACTGTTGGTACAGACATAATCTGGTATTCTCTTACTTTGTCCATATGTTCATTTACGTCTAGGTGTTCATACTCTATTTTGTCACCTAATTCTTTTACTGCATCTTCTGCAGCTGCTACTGCCATTGGGCAGTATGGACATGATTGTGATGTGTAAACTTCTAATTTTACTGCCATTGATAGTCCTCCTTAAATTATTATAATTAATATTTTGTCTGTCATTTTTTTTTATTTATTTTTTTCTTTCTTATGATTTTATAAATACTTCTTGTATATATAAATTTTTTTCTATTATTTTGTTTTAGGAGTGTATTCAGAATGTATTATATATTATT
This genomic interval from Candidatus Methanosphaera massiliense contains the following:
- the cbiD gene encoding cobalt-precorrin-5B (C(1))-methyltransferase CbiD, giving the protein MEAHKNSDEKSGITTGSVATAASVAAILTITDKAPEVIEITAPNDELTVEIEDNKLLSKNKAISTVRKPTYNDPDVTRGILIKSEVTLTDDAGNVEITAGEGVGKVTKSGLQIPVGEYAINPVPRKMIKANVKKYLPENKGAIVKIIIPEGKEIAPKTMNSRLGIIDGISILGTTGIARPMSSKAYTDSLKIQIDVAIANKYEDLLFVPGNIGTRIANERLVIDEDAIIEMSNFVGYMLDEADKTGKIKSITLFGHAGKLIKIAAGIFNTKQSVADARREIMTAYTALIGADKETLQAVYDCITTEDVIKILDKKGITTEVFELIADKIIELCNSKYNIEFHAIIAKMDGTILTPSKMKDIPFEWKN
- a CDS encoding thioredoxin family protein, translated to MAVKLEVYTSQSCPYCPMAVAAAEDAVKELGDKIEYEHLDVNEHMDKVREYQIMSVPTVVIDGEVAFIGAPESDELIEKLKEKI
- a CDS encoding L-threonylcarbamoyladenylate synthase, which translates into the protein MNIVENPNKKELECVISDLKKGHLIVYPTDTIYGIGANIYENDALKKVYDVKHRDISKPVSLCLHDINQMEDVAYLTKPIKDIIEKILPGPYTLLLEKRDIVPDILTSNTSIVGVRIPNNRLCYELTKEFPITSTSANISNMETPNNIDDIVKQLGSKINTYIDCGDVTDNTPSTIIDLTGEYPEIIRNTQQHTKLLESILKINLY
- a CDS encoding BaiN/RdsA family NAD(P)/FAD-dependent oxidoreductase, coding for MKNYDTVIIGGGASGILAGIYLNDPHSIILEKNNTLGKKLLITGGGRCNLTNNSTLKEYINSYYNSGNYFRPAFNIFFNKDIIELLESNGCKTKVEDDNRVFPVTDKSKTVLNTLINILDNKKTQYKLNCNVNSITRNDNQFIIDYNNTHISANNIILATGGLSYPETGSTGDGKRFAVALGHKNTKNMGGLSPIKIEETWINKLQGITLPVKLEFKADNKSIVKDSGSIIFTHNGISGFVIMNNSMTIERHLRKNREVILNMDVTPDYTYESLYKTLQEDFQKHPTQGLKRYLHKYLPKNMVEIFLEQINIDQTTKLNQVTKKDRVKIRDLLKRTRLTVVDVLENESQVTNSGIKRKEINPDTCESKIVPHLYIVGELIEGCGICGGYNLQKAFSTGVLAATSIKSRR
- a CDS encoding DUF2098 family protein; the protein is MVVTDKLGREITEGAHVIYTNVGTIGKVQDIKTDENGSWVLIQIDELTKLWYNTEYVELTDQTSKVTFNEEKDKEVSIDDIKDELKNNFENTEMGDDGVGGG
- a CDS encoding class I SAM-dependent methyltransferase codes for the protein MIHISYNRDVYQEDMIKHVKLLDNVVELGCHIGTSTKILSRLCQDGTVYAFDNSPESVEAMHNLGIEYRNIEFKQLDVRDKKSLYEFSKKCDDIDVLCIDLGGGYHPDTVFKVFFLWSSILRPRVTLIRNRGLMDFVNTSISSENILSNKGYLTSSAKEIIPSELKKRTK
- a CDS encoding DUF357 domain-containing protein, which encodes MKPEERITKDLKIFEDNIVEVEKLDLTEKEVLVKDMAIRYYKDTKYYLDIDDELTSFACIAYAHGLLDSIRIMYNLIDE
- a CDS encoding 2-amino-3,7-dideoxy-D-threo-hept-6-ulosonate synthase translates to MIGKKIRIERIINRKTGKCVIAPMDHGISGGPIPGLINMTKTIDAVANGGANAVLMHKGMVKNGHRGYGSDIGLILHLSASTDLSIDPYHKVQVTSVEKALQLGADAVSVHVNIGSEKEPEMLATTGRIAEECDEWGMPLLAMMYPRGPKIENEHDPEVVKLAARVGAELGADIVKTNYTGDPDTFKEVVDGCPVPVIIAGGPKIETERQLFEMVYDAISVGGAGVAFGRNIFQAKNPTKITRALVEVVHNKATPDEALEILKE
- the pgsA gene encoding archaetidylinositol phosphate synthase, which produces MLNNRLRPQTNEITGKIGKNIPINPNIITLLGLFISIFAGVLFASGNLAAGALFILVSGVCDMIDGAIARSQNRKTKFGGFLDSTCDRFADAAIIIGIMYSGFVDPILGALAIHSSLTVSYVRSRAESEGIKCSVGIAERAERLLIIVVGSIIAAIFGGSHSIMFITMALLTILSYITVFQRVYHVYVELNN
- a CDS encoding DEAD/DEAH box helicase: MKECYPYIEEYNPAQKAVIESGYLDNDENYIISIPTASGKTVLGVLAALKVLLKGGKVVYAVPLISLQNEKYKEFKVFEKFGFKVGKHPSRADIAVMVFESFDALTRFSRNVLNEIDLLILDEFHMIGDYSRGPTIECAITRIKEHNPGIRIIALSATLQNMDEMAHWLEAEVVTHDYRPVPLHKEVLCAEEFGTKDKNNMVFKILNDSLNESSQMLTFVSTRRFTESLAQNMSKKISKYIPDGKREIFNNIAEDILDVPRRNNTQPTEVCYKLADCVKNGIAFHHAGLFDKQKEIIEEEFVNGNLLMITATPSLMYGVNLPSKNVVIRDYTRWTDQGQTNIPVFDYEQMSGRAGRPGFDTEGYSYLLAKTYDEAFNLDEYYVHGEIEVTNSKLIDNEDAVLKQIITQVSSGFAKDMDELVDFFNKTFYGFQISHTYNTMSLGFSDESIKYEISSALEYLVQNGIIRITPSGLQTTPLGTLISRNNYEVKTAVKLKDYSTMMGDNFNPGSLIYEISKTHDMPKINTKFRANKDNIKEVLSKNGVFISFVSNNESTAASLLEWINERKEYEIENYLKVYAASTRRASYEASNLVKYFYDICDVLGNYKFLNEIDKLASRLYYGVKEELIPLVVGIKRLGRQRARTLVDTYGDNLGNAHIKDLTRIDGIGEKTAENIIKFYENKE
- a CDS encoding DUF2115 family protein; this encodes MEKVKAGLEKNKLKEMLQNEIKNVTLEELYELSFQFNEDTRYLPREYKKKYTESVLNVIISRFAMLKNTKINFEGQITEKEAKEINELLDDNDELVGHILNVIVVYTTYLKHRPVHLPGTVFPGMVSIYTDGEKYYCPVKKYNIDNEKAVCRYCIAVIPDE
- a CDS encoding glycosyltransferase family 4 protein, which gives rise to MNICILGQYPPQVGGIATYTKQLEDELRSRGHNVYILTYAQNCPRKDNVFEANVINIPLLRGISFTISSYKLLKRIVKEYNIDVIHANYIIPPGLVASLIKDSHVKIVITAHGSDINILSTNMITKQLIKRTLKRADEVYFVSEKLEEKALQIGIPGLKEKSSITPNTVNTEKFKPIIPDKKTLNKKYNMPIVMFIGNLVEQKGLEYLLEAKKISETEYTLLIYGDGPEHDKLSNIIRENNIQDTYLMGKTMEPEKIIPESDIMVLPSVSEGASIVALESMSCGKPLISTDTGNIRTTITNNTNGIIVPTRNPTKLSHAIDNLIEDKTRREEIGKNARKRIIEKYSKMNIPYINNIK